Proteins co-encoded in one Halorussus vallis genomic window:
- a CDS encoding ribonuclease J, with protein sequence MEIEIATIGGYEEVGRQCTAVRAGEDVVIFDMGLNLSKVLLHDNVETEKLHSLDLIDMGAIPDDRVMSDLEGDVQAIVPTHGHLDHIGAISKLAHRYNAPVVATPFTIELVKQQIQGEQKFGVENDLIKMDPGETMSIGDSGQVELEFVNVTHSIIDAINPVLHTPEGAVVYGLDKRMDHTPVLGDPIDMKRFREIGREGEGVLAYIEDCTNAGRKGRTPSEAVARRHLKDVMTSIEDYDGGIVATTFSSHIARVKSLVEFAHDIGREPVLLGRSMEKYSGTAERLNFVDFPENMGMFGHRKSVDRTFKRIMKEGKENYLPIVTGHQGEPRAMLTRMGRGETPYELDNGDKVLFSARVIPEPTNEGQRYQSERLLKMQGARIYDDIHVSGHLREEGHYQMLDALQPQNVIPAHQDMKGFAPYVDLCENMGYQLGRDLHVTRNGNLIQLVE encoded by the coding sequence ATGGAAATCGAAATTGCAACCATCGGCGGTTACGAAGAAGTCGGACGGCAGTGTACTGCCGTTCGCGCGGGCGAGGACGTTGTCATATTCGACATGGGGCTGAACCTCTCGAAGGTACTGCTCCACGACAACGTCGAGACCGAGAAACTGCACAGTCTGGACCTCATCGACATGGGGGCGATTCCGGACGACCGCGTAATGAGCGACCTCGAAGGCGACGTGCAGGCCATCGTCCCGACTCACGGTCACCTCGACCACATCGGCGCCATCTCGAAACTGGCCCACCGGTACAACGCGCCGGTCGTCGCCACGCCCTTCACCATCGAACTGGTCAAACAGCAGATACAGGGCGAGCAGAAGTTCGGCGTCGAGAACGACCTGATAAAGATGGACCCCGGCGAGACGATGTCCATCGGCGACTCCGGCCAGGTCGAACTGGAGTTCGTCAACGTCACCCACTCCATCATCGACGCCATCAACCCGGTGCTCCACACGCCCGAGGGCGCGGTCGTCTACGGCCTCGACAAGCGCATGGACCACACGCCCGTGCTGGGCGACCCCATCGACATGAAGCGGTTCCGCGAGATCGGCCGCGAGGGCGAGGGCGTCCTGGCGTACATCGAAGACTGCACCAACGCGGGCCGGAAGGGCCGCACCCCCAGCGAGGCGGTGGCTCGGCGCCACCTCAAGGACGTGATGACCTCCATCGAGGACTACGACGGCGGCATCGTGGCGACGACGTTCTCCAGCCACATCGCCCGCGTCAAGAGCCTCGTCGAGTTCGCCCACGACATCGGGCGCGAACCGGTGTTGCTCGGCCGGTCGATGGAGAAGTACTCCGGCACCGCCGAGCGACTGAACTTCGTCGACTTCCCCGAGAACATGGGGATGTTCGGCCACCGCAAGTCGGTCGACCGGACCTTCAAGCGCATCATGAAGGAGGGCAAGGAGAACTACCTGCCCATCGTCACCGGCCATCAGGGCGAACCCCGCGCGATGCTCACCCGGATGGGCCGCGGCGAGACGCCGTACGAACTCGACAACGGCGACAAGGTCCTCTTCTCGGCGCGGGTGATTCCGGAGCCGACCAACGAGGGCCAGCGCTACCAGTCCGAGCGCCTCCTCAAGATGCAGGGCGCCCGCATCTACGACGACATCCACGTCTCGGGCCACCTCCGCGAGGAGGGCCACTACCAGATGCTCGACGCGCTCCAGCCCCAGAACGTCATCCCGGCTCACCAGGACATGAAGGGCTTCGCGCCCTACGTCGACCTGTGTGAGAACATGGGCTACCAACTGGGTCGGGATCTGCACGTGACCCGAAACGGCAATCTCATCCAACTCGTCGAGTAA
- a CDS encoding methionine adenosyltransferase, with amino-acid sequence MTERNIEVEPIDRHAVEDQEIEIVERKGVGHPDSICDGVAESVARALARAYLDRVGKVLHFNTDETQLVAGRADPQFGGGEVIEPIYILIVGRATKEYEGVSIPTDTIALEAAREYLAEEIPELEFGTDVVVDAKLGEGSGDLKEVFGEEGKTVPKANDTSFGVGHAPLTETERIVYETERRLNTEFAEDHPALGPDVKIMGKREGDRIDITVAAAMIDRFIVDRDAYDSEVEAVREFVRGVAEEYTDREVTVYVNTADGEGDSEADIYLTTTGTSAEMGDDGSVGRGNRSNGLITPNRSMSMEASSGKNPVNHIGKIYNLLGTHIAETVVDEVDGIRDLRVRILSQIGRPIDEPHVADVAVVTEDGVLLSEIEDDIVAIVDRELADVTSITSRVIDGELATF; translated from the coding sequence ATGACCGAGCGGAACATCGAAGTCGAACCCATCGACCGACACGCGGTCGAGGACCAGGAGATCGAGATCGTCGAGCGAAAGGGGGTCGGCCACCCCGACTCGATATGCGACGGCGTCGCCGAGAGCGTCGCGCGGGCGCTGGCTCGCGCGTACCTCGACCGCGTCGGGAAGGTCCTCCACTTCAACACCGACGAGACGCAACTGGTCGCCGGCCGCGCCGACCCGCAGTTCGGCGGCGGCGAGGTCATCGAACCCATCTACATCCTCATCGTCGGCCGCGCCACCAAGGAGTACGAGGGCGTCTCCATCCCGACCGACACCATCGCGCTCGAAGCCGCCCGCGAGTACCTCGCCGAGGAGATTCCCGAACTGGAGTTCGGGACCGACGTGGTGGTCGACGCAAAACTCGGGGAAGGGAGCGGCGACCTGAAGGAGGTCTTCGGCGAGGAGGGCAAGACCGTCCCGAAGGCTAACGACACCAGTTTCGGCGTGGGCCACGCCCCGCTGACCGAAACCGAGCGCATCGTCTACGAGACCGAACGCCGATTGAACACCGAGTTCGCCGAGGACCACCCCGCGCTCGGTCCCGACGTGAAGATCATGGGCAAGCGCGAGGGCGACCGGATAGACATCACCGTCGCGGCCGCCATGATCGACCGGTTCATCGTCGACCGCGACGCCTACGACTCGGAGGTCGAGGCCGTCCGGGAGTTCGTCCGCGGCGTCGCCGAGGAGTACACCGACCGCGAGGTCACCGTCTACGTCAACACCGCCGACGGCGAGGGCGACAGCGAGGCGGACATCTACCTCACGACGACCGGCACCAGCGCCGAGATGGGCGACGACGGCTCTGTCGGCCGGGGCAACCGCTCGAACGGCCTCATCACGCCGAACCGCTCGATGTCGATGGAGGCGAGTTCCGGCAAGAACCCCGTCAACCACATCGGCAAGATCTACAACCTGCTGGGCACCCACATCGCCGAGACGGTCGTCGACGAGGTCGACGGCATCCGCGACCTGCGGGTCCGAATCCTTTCTCAGATCGGCCGCCCCATCGACGAACCCCACGTCGCCGACGTCGCGGTCGTCACCGAGGACGGCGTCCTGCTGTCGGAGATAGAAGACGACATCGTCGCCATCGTCGACCGCGAACTCGCCGACGTGACCTCCATCACCTCGCGCGTCATCGACGGCGAACTCGCGACGTTCTAA
- the cyaB gene encoding class IV adenylate cyclase has protein sequence MYEVEVKVPADHGAVRDRLADRGADPVDRVTQEDTYYDAPHRDFAASDEALRVRRETTEGGEPTTELTYKGPLVEAESKTRREIETAVGDAEATRDILAALGFEAAATVRKERERFALDGYVVTLDAVDGLGEFVEVEVDAEEGEIDAARRGAFAVLRDLDLDPDDQVRTSYLGLLLAADSGIDADASDVGDSDSKGP, from the coding sequence ATGTACGAGGTCGAAGTGAAGGTTCCCGCCGACCACGGCGCCGTCCGCGACCGCCTCGCCGACCGCGGCGCCGACCCCGTCGACCGCGTGACCCAGGAGGACACCTACTACGACGCGCCCCACCGCGACTTCGCGGCCTCCGACGAGGCGCTGCGCGTCCGCCGGGAGACGACCGAAGGCGGCGAGCCGACGACCGAACTCACCTACAAGGGGCCGCTGGTCGAAGCCGAGTCGAAGACCCGCCGGGAGATAGAAACCGCGGTCGGCGACGCCGAGGCGACCCGCGACATCCTCGCCGCCCTGGGGTTCGAGGCGGCAGCGACGGTCCGCAAGGAGCGCGAGCGGTTCGCGCTCGACGGCTACGTGGTCACGCTCGACGCAGTAGACGGACTGGGGGAGTTCGTGGAGGTCGAAGTCGACGCCGAGGAAGGGGAGATCGACGCCGCGCGCCGGGGGGCGTTCGCGGTCCTGCGCGACCTCGACCTCGACCCCGACGACCAGGTCCGGACCTCCTATCTCGGACTCCTCCTCGCGGCCGACTCCGGAATCGACGCCGACGCCAGCGATGTCGGCGATAGCGACTCCAAAGGCCCGTAA